The DNA segment CTCATCTTATTAACAAATGTGCCTACTGTGGTAATACAAGGTAAGCACTCTGAACCTCTTGTAAGGCTCCTGCCTATCTTGTAATCTTTTTCCGTAGTTGTGGGTAATGCTTCCGCATCTATCCCAAATCTCCTCAGACTACTAGCAAACAATCTAGCTCCATCTGGCTGAAGAGGAGGTATCCATACCTTACCAAGCTTCAAGTCTTTACTACTTCCATCAGTAAAGCAAACTTTTACATTCTGTACCTCTCTCTGTTCTTTCTCATCTCTTTGTTCCTTTATAACATTGTAAAATGCTTCTAACCTTGTCTGGAAAACTGCATCTCCACCGTACTCATCAAGCTCAAGTATCAAAAAGGGCTTTTTACTAAATACCTCCTCAAGGTAAGTAAGTAGAAAAGAATCTGGACCACAAGGAAATGTGCCTAGAAACACAGGATATAGATTCTCCTTTTCTTTCACAAATTCAGCAACCCTTAGCATCTCCCGCGGTAAATACCAGTACATATTGTCACAATAACCATTATCTTTTCCAAATTTCCTCAGCAACATCCAAGGAATTACCGGAACAGAAAGATTAGCTATTTTTAAAGGAACATTCATATTGAGTGTATTTGAAAAGATGATATAAGGTCTTCCAAAAAGAACTATATAACTACCACTAGAATCTTGGATTAAGCTGTAAACCTCTTCACCGAGTCTCCTCATCCTCTCCTCAAACTCCTTTTGAACCTCAATAGCATTAGAAAGAGCCCTCTCAATATCCTTTTTACTAAAGCCAAAAGGCTTAAAATACTCTTCAAGTTGGTCTACAAGGTGACGATTACTGGTACTAAAATCAAAAACCGGTATAAGTAGTTCGGCACCTTTCTGATCATTACGAGTTACTACATACTTTAGAAATGCCGGCAATGACTGAACATACGGACAGAAATGATTATACTTATTCTTTTCCCCAAAAGGATGGTTAAGCATAGATGGGATGAATATATATCCACCTTTTCTCTCAGTAAGCTCCGCTGTAATTCCGTATGCTAACTTCACAGGTAAGCAAAAGTCCGCAGAAGCTAACTCTACACCCTTTTCCAGTGTTTTCCTTCCCAAAACATCCACAACTACGGTATCAAAACCTAATTCTTCTAAAAAAGTTTTATAGAAAGGAAGTAGAGAATACACCGTGAAAATATTAGGAATATAAACGATTCTTTCACAATTCCCTGACTTATCACCAGTGTTTTTAGTATAGTCCCGAAAGATACTCTCATATTTTTCGTATATTTCAAATTCTTTAACCCTTCTTCTGCCTTTAGAGTCACTTTCTCTACCACATTGGTAACCAAACGAGGTTGTTCTCTCCCCGGAACTTAAGTGTGTAATCTTACATAAGTTTTCACAGTACTTACAGGTGCTAAAGTATATACTAACTTCTCTATTACTAACATCAAATCCTAGAAACTTCGTTACTCCCACCTTACCTATCCAATCTTTTGCCATAATAGCAATGCCGATTGCCCCCATAAGGTGACAAAAAGGAGAAACAACAATTTCTCTATTTAGAACCTTCTCAAAAGCTCCGACAAGAGCTTTATTTCTCGCAGTAGCTCCTTGAAAGACTACCTTTCCTTTAGGAAGATATTTTTTCCCAACCACCCTATTTAAATAGTTATGGACAACCGAGTAAGTGCAAGAAGCCATCACTTCTTCCACAGAAAACCCTTTGCTAAGAAGATCCTCAATGTCCTGCTCCATAAAGACCGAACACCTTTCCTGAGTGTAAGGAGGAGAAATACCCATAATTTTATCACTAACTTCCTTTATATTAAGTCCAAACTTTTTTGCCTGTTCTTCAAGGAATGAGCCAGTCCCAGCAGAACAGATGTAGTTCATGCTACAATCAAAAACTTTACCATTCCTAAGCCTTACATATTTAGAGTCCTGTCCTCCTATTTCAAATATCACTTCAGCATCAGGGAAAAAGTGAAGAGCTCCCTTTGCATGAGCTGTGATTTCATTCTCAATAACATCAGCTCCAATGTATTCCCCAACCAACTTTCTACCAGATCCTGTTGTTCCCACTCCAAGAACTACTACTTCACTTCTTTTCTCATCCTTAACCTTACTCAGAACCTGAAATATTCTATTGATAGCCTTTATAGGTTCTCCACCAGTTCTAGTATAGAAGCTAGCAATTATCCTCAGGTTTTCATCCATAAGAACACATTTGGTGCTAGTTGATCCTATGTCAATGCCTAGATAAATCTTTAGCGTTGTCCCTTCTTCCCAATTATATATTCCAATCTCAACTCCATCAAGCTCTATTACATAACCTTCGGAAGCCGGATATTTACTCCTCTCAATCAGAATATGAGGGCTTTTCTCAAACACCTCTTTACCATTCTTTTTACCTACTAAAAACTCCAAATCCCCAAGGTAATAAGCTTTTGAAAACCGTTGATCGGCAAGGCTTACAGCTCCCAAAGCTTGCAAAAAATTAGAGTTCGGATCAACTACTAAATTATCACCTAAGTACTCTCTAAGATAGTGGACAAAGAATTTATTCTGAGACAATCCTCCTACTAAAACAACTTTCCCATCTATATTCCTACCCCTAAGAAGCGAGTTTAAAACAGTTCTAGCCATGCTTCTACACAAACCTGCCCATATCTCAACTTTAGAATACCCTTCCTGCTGACGATTTACTAAATCCGTTTTTGCAAACACTGTGCACCTTGAAGCTACTGCCGGCGGTTGAGAATAAGGAATTTCCCACCTCTCAATCTCTTCATAACTTACAGAAAGCCTCTCCCTCTGCTGATCAAAGAAAGCTCCTGTTCCAGCAGCACACACAGAATTAGTCCACAAATTTTTTAATTTAAAATTCTCATCTAGCTCTACAAGCTTAGAGGATCTTGCCCCAACATCAAGTATATACCTAACCTTGCCTATATACTTTCTCACACCTTCTATCAAACACTTGGTTCCATCAAAAAATGGGGCCTTCTCCAAACTGGCAAAAAAGCTTCCAGTAAATCCTACATATTTCTCACCAAAAGCTTCTAATAACCCTTTCAAATTCTCAATAACTCTCTTGCCATGAAAAACCGAAACTTTATCAACAACTTCACCATTCTTAACTCCAACAACTTTAAGGTATAAACTCCCTACATCTATACCTATCCCTTCAATCTCCTTATCTAAATTAAACACTCTCTCTTCCACCATCGTAGTAAAAACTGAATACTCACTTTAATTATACTCTAACCACAAAGAAAAGTGCAAATACCTAACCATCAAAACCAGAAAAGCACAAAACTTCTCTAAGTCTCAAGTAGTACCTGCTAATCACAAAACATCAGCTTACACCAAACTTTTTACAGAACTATTAGAAAATTTATCCAGTCTTGACAGGAACTGCGAGAAAAAAACATCCCCAGCTATAAACTCTAGATTTCATTGTATTAAAACTACTTCATCCCTCTCTTTCCCTATTTGAGTTTAGCAAAAGCTTTAAAAGAAAATATAGCGAGAGGTTAAAAATGAAAATTGCAGAATTCACAAAAGAACTTAAGAGATTTCTAAAGGCAAAACTTGAAGGTTGTAGGCACTTTATAGTTGCTAATTTCATACCCTTCAAGAGATACGACTTAATGATATACAAAGAACTTACAACCAGCTACCTGGTGTCCTTTTTGATAATGTCACTAGTAGTTTGGCTTAAAGAGATTTACCTAATATACATTCAATATATCCAGAAAGGAGCCCAACTCTGGACAACACTTAGCATATTTTTCTACAGTCTACCTTTTACAATGGCTATAACCATTCCTGCGGGTATGGTAATGGCTACCTTGCTAACGTTTAATAAACTCTCAATCAATCTTGAAATTCTGATGCTACGCTTAAGCGGTGTAAGAAAAATTAGGCTTTTCCTGCCCGTTTTTGTATTCTCCTTAGTTATCCTAGGAATAACCTTCCTATTCTTTGATACCGTTTTAATAAGAGGCAATGAAATGTATCTCAGATCTATGATCAAAATGAGAATAGAAAAACCGTTTATAGACATCGCTCCAGGTGAGTTTCCTAAGATCGGGGAATTCAACATAGGGTTTGAAGAGATAAGCGGGAACGAAATGATAGGAGTAGAAATCTACCAAAACTTTGCTGAAGGCGAAAGAATAATTAAGGCTAGCAAGGGTGTAATAATTTCCTCTGGGGATCTACCTTACTACAAGATTCTTTTAAACGATGGAACCTTTATTGAGAAATCCAAAAGAGGAGAAGTCTTCTCCTCACAGTTTAAAGAAGCAGAACTGAGAGTAGATTACGAAATCTCTTACATTCCAACTTTCAATACCGAAACACAACCACGAGTTATGTCAAGATATAAAACAGGCAGAATTATTGAAAATATGAAAAAACAAGATAACGTTTTGAAAAGTTTACTTGAGCTTAGTAATCTCAACTCCAACCTCATTGAGGAATACAAAGAAGTTTTACTCACCCTGCCCCAATATCTGGTAGCCCTAGCTTTCGGCGGTAAGGAAAGGGATAAAACAATAGAAAACTTCAACAACACCATAGTAACAATTTCCAAGCTACATCAAGATATCAGAAAAGTCAATACCAGATTTGAGATGATTGACTACAATGTTTTTGTTTTTGAACAACACAAGAAAACATCTATACCAGTATCTGCAATAGTTTACGGACTGGTAGGATTCGTTTTTGGTATAATGATAAAGGTAAGGACGGGTAGAGGAGGCTCACTGATAATAGGAATAGTGGTGATACTACTTCAGACATACCTTACATTTGTAGCTGAGATTCCCGTAAGAAATGGAGAATTAGACCCAATAACTGCTGCATGGTATTCCAATGTTATATTATCTCTACCTGCTTTGTATCTCTTACTACGAGAAAAGATCTAAAATACCCTTATAGGTCCTTCACTTAGGCCTTTAAGAAATTGCTGTGTATATTCATTACCTGAGTTAAACATTTCTTCTAAGTCTCCGAAAAAGACAATTCTATGATCTTCAAGCATTAACAACTTTCCTCCTATCTTTTTCATAACCTCAATATCATGAGTGACAACTACTATTGGTATCTGGAGGTAATTTTTTAAGTCTATTATTGATGACATCACATAATCCGATGTTATAGGATCAAGTCCTGTAGTAGGTTCATCAAGGAAAAGAATTTTAGGGTAGGTTGATATAGTTCTAGCAAGTGCAACCCTTTTTCTCATACCACCACTAAGCTCAGATGGCATTTTTTCTCCAACATTCGGCAACCCCACCATCTCAAGCACCTCTTTAACCCTCCTACGAGCCTTCTCCCCAGTTATTCTCCTTACATTCTCTATAACAAAAAGGATGTTTTCTTCTACAGTAAGCGAATCAAACAGTGCTCCACTCTGAAACAAAAACCCAACATCTCTCCAGAACTCTTCAAGCTCCTTCTCCTTAAGAGAAGTTATGTCAACTCCATTTAAAATTACTCTACCCCTTTCAGGTTCCAAAAGCCTAACAATTGTTTTTATCAACACACTCTTGCCCATTCCACTCCTTCCTATTATCAATAATCTATCAGAGTCAAGCGAAAATGTTATATTATCCAATACTTTCAAGTTATTGAAAGACTTACACAAATTCCTAACCTCAATCACACTCATACCACTTCATCTTCTACTCCACTCCTCCTCAAAATTCCTCATAGCTCTCTCAAGAATATAGTAAACCTTCCTAACAGAACAACCAATAATTCTTGAGATCTCTTCGGGTGTCATTCCTTGGTAATACCTAAGGAAGATAACCTCTCTTTCTTCCCTTGGAAGCCTTGAGATTACATCTCTGACTTGGTTTATTAGATCTACATCAAAATCATAAGGATTATTAACGTATCTCTCTATTCTAAGGTCAGTATCTTTACTTTTCAGCTTCCTTAGAAAGTCGTAACAGTAGTTTCTCACGAGTGAATAAAACCAAGGAAAGAACTTCTTCCTTCCGTCAAACTTCTTCAATTTCAATGAAAGTTTGAGGAAGGTTTCTTGGACAAAGTCATCTATCTCATTCAGTGGTATACCCATAGTTCTGCCAAAGTCATACACAAAATTTACGTATTTTTCATATATTAAGGTAAAGGCCTCCTCTTTTCTCTTACCACCCTTTGAAAAAAAGTCATCTATTAGTTCTTCATCACTGACACTAAACATGCAAAGTACTTATTCTTCAGGAATTTCTGGAATCTTAAGTTCCACACCTATCTCTATCACATCTGGATCTTTTATCTTATCTCTGTTCAAGGTAAATATCTTTGGCCACCACCAATACCCACCTCTAAAAAGTTTACCAGCAATTTTTGATAAGAAATCACCTTTTTCTACAATGTAACTACCTACAACCTTGGGCTCAGTAGTGACTCTTTTCTTAGCTTTCCTTTTCTCTATTTCACTTACAACTACATTAAGCTCTTCTACTTTAAGAGAGTACATATCCAAAAGTTCGTTAACTCTATCTAGCTTTTCAAGAGAATCTTCGTAATTACCTTTGTTATGATCCTCTTGAGCCTGTGAGTAAAGACTCCTTATCTCTTCTCTCATCTTCTGAAGTTCAGATTCAAGTGAAGACCTGTAACTTTCAAGCTCCCTCTCAGACATACCTTTAACTTTCTCCTCACTACTATACTCAGAAGTTACTTTTTCTTCATAAGTCAGAGATACTCTGAATTCTGCACCATTAAACGCTTCTAGTTCTTTGTTGCTCCCAAAATACAGAAACCTGATCTTAAGTTTATTAATTTTAAGCTCTTTCATTCTATTGCCGATATCCTCTAATTCCTGTTGACTTTTTCCTTTAAGTTTTTCAGAAAGCTCATCTAGCTTTTTAATTGCCTCCCTTGACTTCTCTATACTTTCATTCAACTTAGCCTCATTTAGGAATGCTTTGGCTTGGCTCGTTATCTCTTCTATTTCCATAACTTCTGCAGAAAGCCACTTTGCTACTCTCTTCAACTTCTCAGTCCTTGAAAGGACTCTATTCAGTTCTGTTCTTGCTGTATTCCATTTATCTTTCAACTCTCTAACAGTAGGTTCTACTTCTGAAATAACTCTTCTGGAATTTGTCAGAGACTCATAGTAATTTGATGAATTATAGAGCGATAACGAAGTTTGGTACGAATTTGTAAGATTCTTGAAACTTTCAGGATACACTACTTCCATTCTCAAATCCTTAGACTCCTTTAGCAAAGAACTAACCTTTGACATCTCTTCCTCTGCTTTCTTCTTTCTAGAGTTCATTATTGCTATTTCCGAATTTGTTATTGAGGTTAGAGCTTTTACTTTAGCTTCATCATTTTTTCCCACGGAAACAAGATTAGTAGCCTCTGTATAATTCTTTTCTGCCACAGTATACTCTTTTTCTGACAATACTGGTGCTCCCTCACTGCGAGCCAATTCCAGCTTCTCTTTTGCCAGTTGTATCTCTTTATCAGGCTTTGGAGCAGGACATGCACCTAAAAAGCTTGTCACCAGTAACAAAACTATTCCAAAGATTGTAAATTTTCTCATACCACTCCTCCTAACATCTAGATAGAAATAATAATAAATAAGTGCCAGCCAAGTTTCTACAAAAAACAACAACTGTCACTGGTAATCCGAACTTTACCTTGTTAACTCAGAAGCTTTTGGCAAGCCTCGGGTTGACTCTATTATACTATGGTATATAAACTCTGACAGTCTAAGCAATTGCTTTTCATCTAATCCGAAGAACCTAAATCCACAAAACAGGGCATCACGCCTTACTAGAAATACCTTTGTTTTCACAACAACATTCCCGAATATCAATTCACAAGGATAAGCCTTGTTATTTATAAACATATTTGCTTCTTCTTCAGTCCGAAAATTAGCACTCACTCCTCCTGCACTCACATCAAATACCTGTCCCTCAATGACTCTGTTCGGAAGTATCTCAACTCTTAGAAGTCCATAATCAACTTTTACCCTGTAATGTTTTCTTTTATCGTCATCCTTAATAGGCAAGGTTTGAAGAATCTCATAAATCTTTTCTGATATGTAGTATGGTTGCAGAGCACTGTCAACAATGCCTGATACTCCTTTCTGCAGGAGTTCTTTCAGCTTAGCAGGGGACTTTTCCGAGGTTACCAATATTATGTATTTTTTAGTCTCACTTATTTTACCAACAACACTGAAGCCCTGCTCTGGAAACATCTTATTTATTCCATCCACATCAATAACGAATACATCAAATTCACCGTTGTTTGCCTGGTCAGAGAATATATGGTTTACATAATATCCACGAGATATAAGAAAAACTCCAATTGCTTTTGATAAGGTTGGGCTATTTGAAACAACACCAACTTTTACCATAAAAACAATTTAACAAAAACTCATAACTGATTCAAGAAGTTATACAAACCTATACCATCCATCTTCAGTACCAACTATTATCATTGAGAACTTTGTGAAAATGCCGTTCTCTATTATTCCTGGAATACTTTTCAACCACCTTTCTGTTTCAACTGGATTCTCAAGTCTCATTTGACACTCAAGTAAGAAGTTACCATTATCACTTACCACTGGTCCGAGTTTTCCTTTACCCACTCTAAGCCTAGGATTAAACTCTTCAAGCTGTCTCATTACAATTGGTGCTGCAAACGGCAACACTTCCATATTTACTACTCCCTCAAGAACTCCATCAGTTACTTTAGTTTCATCGACTATTACTATAAACCTCTCTGCATTGTAATCCACAATCTTCTCCCTAGTCAACGCTCCCCCCCCACCTTTAAGAAGTGCTATCTTATTTACCTTATCCGCACCGTCTATTGCTATATCTATCCTCTCAACAGCATCCGTATCTGTCACCAATATCCCATTTTCTATCGCTAACATCCGCGAAGCGTAAGATGTTGTCACACAAACAACCTTTAATCCCTTCTTAACCTCATCCCCGAGAAGCTTTATAAACTCTTGAACAGTTGTCCCACTACCAAGACCTATTACCATGTTATCTTTCACCCACTCTCTCACATACTCTAATGCACCTAAAGCGGAATTTATTTTACCTTTAACAGTATCCATAACTGCCTCTCTAAAAATCTCTCAAGATTCTAAGTTTTATATACCCTTCGCCAGCTACATAGAGAATAGGACTCACTTTGTCAGGAATATAGTTGCCACTACTATCAAAAACATCGTCATCTACAAGCACGTTCATAACCTCACCAACGATTAAATTGTGGTCACCTACTTCCTCATCCTTAACCAACTTACACTCATACACTGCAAATGAGAGTGGAATATAGAAAACACCATCCAAAATACCTCTCTCAAGAGGTATATTGAACTTCTCTATTTTATCAACATCCCTTCCAGAATAGAAACCAAGTTTATCAACTATGTCCAGATGTTTCCAATCTAAAAAGTTCACGGAAAAACTCTTGGACCTACTAAGAAGTTCATAAGTGAATCTTCTCTTTGAGATCATTACTGAAAAATATCTAGGATTAATGGAAGATATAGTTGTCCAGGCAGCAGGCATAGCGTTAGTTCTACCTTGAAAAGACGTAACTATTACACATACTACACTTGGGAAAAAACTGTAAAATCCCTTGTCGCTTTTCCTCAACATACTACACTCTTTCCACTTGATCAAAATTTATATTCAACGGCGTTTCTCGGTTGAAGATAGTTACACTCACTTTGAGCTTATATTTATCAGGATAAACCTCAACCACCGTTCCAACAAGTCCTTTAAACGGACCCTCCACTATTTTTACCTGATCACCAGGCTCAAACGAAGAGGAAAGATCAACAAAAGCTCTACTCTTGAATTCACCCGTTTTCTCAAAAATATTTCTTACCTCCTCTATAGTCAAAGGTTTTGGAGGAACCCTAAAAGATCTTACACCACTTTGCTCTGTCTTAGCCCCTAGAAAACCAATTACTCCGTGGATGTTCTTTACTGTCCTTAGAAATGATTCAAGTTTCTGCTCTTCAGTAGGAAGGTCCATTTCCAAAAGAATATATCCTGGGAATATTCTCTGTTTCTTTACTATTTTCTTATCACCTCTTCCCCTAACTTCAACATTCTCCATAGGTATTTTTATGTCAACTATGACCTTTCTTACATCTTCATTCTTTTCCATCTCCTTTTTTATTTTATCCACAACACTATTCTCAAGACCTGAGATGGTATGTAACACATACCAAGCTCTACCCATACACATCTACCTTCTACTTTAGAATTAGTCCAACTAATGTTGAAGCAACAAAATCTATAAACCCCAAGATTATAGAAAGGATTATTACAAAGACTATTACTATTGCTGAAGAAGATATAACCTCCTCTTTCGGTGGCCATGAAACTTTCTTCATTTCCTCGGCAACATCCTTAAAAAATTGTATCACTCTCTTAGCAATACCTATCATACGCCTACCTCAGGCAAAATATTCAGGCCTGGTGGGGCTCGAACCCACAACCTCCGGATTTGGAGTCCGGCGCTCTAGCCAATTCGAGCTACAGGCCTACGGTGGTGGGGATGGAGGGACTCGAACCCTCACGGGTCTTCACCCAGGGGATTTTAAGTCCCCCGCGTCTGCCATTCCGCCACATCCCCAACTAACCTTGATATTATACATAACCTATCTCAACCATTTCAACTTCAACAATTCCAGAACACCCAAGTCTCACCTAAAAACATCCTCACAGGAACGAACCTCTTGAGATACAACCCCTCTTTTCCTATAATATTATTACCATGAAAGAGAAAACCTTCGGAAAATATAGAATAATATCCTCAAAAGTAAACTTATGGGTATTCATAAATTTAAATACCATCAGATCTTATGAAGACTTCCACAAATTGGATTTTGTTAACAGAGCCCAAAAATATACAAACACTTCCTTCCAAAAGCTTTGGAATTTCTTTGCGACAACTCCAGTGCTTGAAGCTTGGTGGAATGGAGAAAAACTAATATCAGAGTTTTTGGTAAATATAGATAAACAGAGAAAAGTATACCCACTGGAACATTTAGATCTTTTCATAAACGAGAGGCTCATACCACTAGAAATCCTACCATCCATAATCTCTGACTTCTTAGGCCTTGAATCTTCAAGAGAAATAAAAACCTGTGATGAGAATGCCATAAAGAATATAGAAGTTTTGTGCTTGTGTAAAGTATGTGACAGAAAAGTATTTCCAAGCGAGATAGCAGAACAACTTAGTAATACTGAAGGTGTATGCTATTATTGTCTCAACAAACTCTCCCCTGAGATAAGAAGGGAAATAGAAACTCCATATCTTTTTAAAAAAAGGATAAACGAAACATGGAAAGCACTAACTGAAAAACAGAGAGAACAATTACTATTCAATATCCTAAGAGAAAGTAGAAAACCCCTAGGAATAGAAGGAATCCAGAAACTCAAAGCACTCGCAAAAAAACTCTCTACAATTGAATCCATATTCAGCGTAGACTTTTCCCCCGAAGAACTAGAATCAGTTGTAAGAAAGTTAGACAAAGACTACTTTATCATTTGGTGGGAGAAAATAAAATAGGAGAAGCGAATATGCATAAACAAAATGCAAAGAAAATTCCCAACAGCAACTTAAATTCCTCAACCAACAATAACACAGAGTTCACCAAAAGCAAAAAGAATCTTACTCCTACTAACAAAAAGCATCACAAATACTTTGACGTAACTTACAGCATAGATTACTCAAAAATAACAGGCACCTGTCCCATATGTTCCAAACACACAATCTATGACCCATCCAATATAGTGATAGAAGGACATGTGTTTCACTTTGAGTGTGTAGTAAACTACATAAAAGAAAAGTTTGGAACCGAAAGCAACAACAAAATCCTTTATACCGGATCTAATACCTTTGGAATCTTCTGGGAAAGCAGAGATACTAAGAAAACAGAACTACTAAAAAAGGTGAACCTAAAGGATACCTTATATGAGTATATTAAGGCAAACACTTAATTTGATAAATACATTACAAAAAGCGCTATTAAATGGTGAATACCCTCACTCTAAAACTCTGATTTCCCTTTGCATCCAAGCACTAGGAAATGAAATTCCTTTTGGCATCTACACCGAAACATCAAAAGGCTTCCTGAATGTGTTCAAGTCTGAGAAAAAGACGAAGGTTCTAAAAGATGTGGTAAGCGAAAATGAAATATCTAAAAAAATCAGAAAGCTAGGAGACGAAACATTCTTTGACATAGCAATATTCTTCAGGAAATTCCAAAGAAAGATTCTGATAAGAGTATCCTTACCTCCCTTGCTTCAGCCAGATGAAGAAAACTTAAGCGAAGTAATAAACAGCTTCTATTCCTTTCAAGAACTCTATGATAGAAATTATGTCCTCTTAGAACTTATCAAGATCCTCAAAGCAACGGCAGAAGTTGATGATATTGAGGAAGTTATAGAAAATGCAACAAAAGTAACCAAAAAACTTTTGGGAACCCAAGGAGCTTCAATTTTACTTAAGGACGAAAAAAAAGACGAACTCTTCTTTAAGGTAGTAGAAAGTGAAAAAAGTGACAAAATAAAAGAGGTTAGAATACCTACAAGTAAAGGAATAGCAGGATATACTGCAAGAACAGGAAAATCACTGATCGTCAACGATGTATCTTCGCATCCTGAATTTTATAGTAAAGTTGACGAAAAAAGCGGCTTCACAACGAAATCACTAATCTCCGCAGCTATAAAACCCCTGAACAGAACAATAGGAGTAATCGAAGCAGTAAACAAACTAAGGGAAACAAATTTTACAGAAGAAGATTTGGAACTTCTAGAGACTATAGCAGACATACTAGGAATAAGCTTAATAAACTCAATACTTCATCAGAAAATTAATAAAATCTCAACCGACATAATAAAAGCTCTAATAACCGCCCTTGAAGCTAGAGACGAATACACAAAAGGACATTCTTACAGAGTTCAAATATTTTCAGTCAAAATCGCTCGCGCTTTAGGATTACCTTCAAAGAAAATTAAAAAGGTAGAACTATCTTCAATTCTACATGATATTGGCAAAATAGGAATTCCTGACAACATTCTCAGAAAACCAGGGAAACTCTCAGAGGAAGAATACGAAACAATAAAAAAGCACCCTATCATAGGCTACAATATCCTAAGCTCAGTTGAAGGACTTGAAGATATCCTAGATGGTATAAAATACCATCATGAGAAGTTTGACGGAACCGGATACCCCGAAGGTCTAAAGGGTAAGGATATACCACTTATAGCAAGAATAATAGCTGTTGCTGATACACTTGACGCTATGACCTCAGACAGACCTTACCGAAAAGCATTACCACTTGAAATAGCACTAGAAGAGATAAAAAAAGTCAAAGGAACCCAGTTAGACCCCGAAATTGTAGAAACTTTCCTAAACTCATTCTCCAAAACAGAAGAAACACTTCAAGATAATATGTAGAAAATATCCCTAAACTCTAAAATCATAACCGCTAAGAAAGATTCAACATCTTATCTATAATCGGCTTGTTAAAACCAACAATAACTTTACCATTTATCACAACCACAGGAACACCCATCTGCCCAGATATCCTCACCATCTCCATCGCTTTTACCTCATCCTTAGACACATCATAGTCCACAAACTTAATGCCCTTGGACCTAAGATAATTCTTAAGCATATTGCAATAGGGACAAGTCGGTGTAGAATAAACCTTTACATCCATAAGCCTTACCTCCTAAATATACTAGCTACTGTATATAGTATACTAAAATATTTCCAACAAGTCAAGAGATTTCAGTGTATTA comes from the Brevinematia bacterium genome and includes:
- a CDS encoding LptF/LptG family permease translates to MKIAEFTKELKRFLKAKLEGCRHFIVANFIPFKRYDLMIYKELTTSYLVSFLIMSLVVWLKEIYLIYIQYIQKGAQLWTTLSIFFYSLPFTMAITIPAGMVMATLLTFNKLSINLEILMLRLSGVRKIRLFLPVFVFSLVILGITFLFFDTVLIRGNEMYLRSMIKMRIEKPFIDIAPGEFPKIGEFNIGFEEISGNEMIGVEIYQNFAEGERIIKASKGVIISSGDLPYYKILLNDGTFIEKSKRGEVFSSQFKEAELRVDYEISYIPTFNTETQPRVMSRYKTGRIIENMKKQDNVLKSLLELSNLNSNLIEEYKEVLLTLPQYLVALAFGGKERDKTIENFNNTIVTISKLHQDIRKVNTRFEMIDYNVFVFEQHKKTSIPVSAIVYGLVGFVFGIMIKVRTGRGGSLIIGIVVILLQTYLTFVAEIPVRNGELDPITAAWYSNVILSLPALYLLLREKI
- a CDS encoding ATP-binding cassette domain-containing protein, with amino-acid sequence MSVIEVRNLCKSFNNLKVLDNITFSLDSDRLLIIGRSGMGKSVLIKTIVRLLEPERGRVILNGVDITSLKEKELEEFWRDVGFLFQSGALFDSLTVEENILFVIENVRRITGEKARRRVKEVLEMVGLPNVGEKMPSELSGGMRKRVALARTISTYPKILFLDEPTTGLDPITSDYVMSSIIDLKNYLQIPIVVVTHDIEVMKKIGGKLLMLEDHRIVFFGDLEEMFNSGNEYTQQFLKGLSEGPIRVF
- a CDS encoding acyl-CoA dehydratase activase, which gives rise to MVEERVFNLDKEIEGIGIDVGSLYLKVVGVKNGEVVDKVSVFHGKRVIENLKGLLEAFGEKYVGFTGSFFASLEKAPFFDGTKCLIEGVRKYIGKVRYILDVGARSSKLVELDENFKLKNLWTNSVCAAGTGAFFDQQRERLSVSYEEIERWEIPYSQPPAVASRCTVFAKTDLVNRQQEGYSKVEIWAGLCRSMARTVLNSLLRGRNIDGKVVLVGGLSQNKFFVHYLREYLGDNLVVDPNSNFLQALGAVSLADQRFSKAYYLGDLEFLVGKKNGKEVFEKSPHILIERSKYPASEGYVIELDGVEIGIYNWEEGTTLKIYLGIDIGSTSTKCVLMDENLRIIASFYTRTGGEPIKAINRIFQVLSKVKDEKRSEVVVLGVGTTGSGRKLVGEYIGADVIENEITAHAKGALHFFPDAEVIFEIGGQDSKYVRLRNGKVFDCSMNYICSAGTGSFLEEQAKKFGLNIKEVSDKIMGISPPYTQERCSVFMEQDIEDLLSKGFSVEEVMASCTYSVVHNYLNRVVGKKYLPKGKVVFQGATARNKALVGAFEKVLNREIVVSPFCHLMGAIGIAIMAKDWIGKVGVTKFLGFDVSNREVSIYFSTCKYCENLCKITHLSSGERTTSFGYQCGRESDSKGRRRVKEFEIYEKYESIFRDYTKNTGDKSGNCERIVYIPNIFTVYSLLPFYKTFLEELGFDTVVVDVLGRKTLEKGVELASADFCLPVKLAYGITAELTERKGGYIFIPSMLNHPFGEKNKYNHFCPYVQSLPAFLKYVVTRNDQKGAELLIPVFDFSTSNRHLVDQLEEYFKPFGFSKKDIERALSNAIEVQKEFEERMRRLGEEVYSLIQDSSGSYIVLFGRPYIIFSNTLNMNVPLKIANLSVPVIPWMLLRKFGKDNGYCDNMYWYLPREMLRVAEFVKEKENLYPVFLGTFPCGPDSFLLTYLEEVFSKKPFLILELDEYGGDAVFQTRLEAFYNVIKEQRDEKEQREVQNVKVCFTDGSSKDLKLGKVWIPPLQPDGARLFASSLRRFGIDAEALPTTTEKDYKIGRSLTRGSECLPCITTVGTFVNKMSNTTDGKNILFMPTSSGPCRFGQYALLQKIILEKEGFKIPVVSPTCYNGYAGLPYKVRKFLAKALVVYDWLLKCRNRIAPYERVKGEAKRTYTESISYLEKAIEGGEDIFVAFEKCVKRFKEIEKETREKPLIGVVGEIYVRFDPFSNDGLIEVIEECGGEAWVTPFFEWIWYINYFVKRRSKLTMDVIGFLAEGFKGNYYRKIEREVYEIAKEVTGDRLEPEIEEIMSEARKYLPEGFGTEAPIIVGRAIKFKEQGAKLVVNVAPFTCMPGNITTAIFNNISKELGIPIVNVFYDGRKDENERLRTFLKSYF